One window of the Lytechinus variegatus isolate NC3 chromosome 3, Lvar_3.0, whole genome shotgun sequence genome contains the following:
- the LOC121411137 gene encoding ras-related protein Rab-11B-like, giving the protein MGTKDDEYDYLFKVVLIGDSGVGKSNLLSRFTRNEFNLESKSTIGVEFATRSIQVDNKTIKAQIWDTAGQERYRAITSAYYRGAVGALLVYDIAKHLTYENVERWLKELRDHADNNIVIMLVGNKSDLRHLRAVPTDESKVFAERNTLSFIETSALDSTNVEQAFVQILTEIYKIVSQKNIRDGGNGEDSPSSDVKPITIPPTHGYTEPNKRKCCQS; this is encoded by the exons ATGGGTACGAAAGATGATGAGTACGATTATTTATTTAAAG tTGTTCTCATTGGAGACTCTGGTGTGGGCAAGAGTAACCTGCTATCAAGATTTACAAGGAATGAATTCAACTTAGAAAGCAAAAGCACAATTGGTGTGGAGTTTGCAACGAGAAGCATACAAGTTGACAACAAGACGATAAAAGCACAGATATGGGACACAGCAGGTCAAGAAAGATATAGGGCAATTACCAGTGC ATATTACAGAGGGGCAGTAGGAGCGTTGCTTGTATACGACATTGCAAAGCATCTAACGTATGAAAATGTAGAACGGTGGCTCAAAGAACTTAGAGACCATGCagataataatattgttataaTGTTAGTTGGCAACAAGAGTGATCTGAGGCATTTGAGGGCGGTCCCAACAGACGAATCCAAAGTCTTTGCAG AAAGAAATACACTATCCTTCATAGAAACTTCAGCCTTGGATTCAACAAATGTAGAACAAGCCTTTGTTCAAATTTTGACAG AAATTTACAAGATAGTGTCACAGAAGAACATTCGAGATGGTGGTAACGGTGAGGACTCGCCCAGTTCAGATGTGAAACCCATAACCATTCCACCCACACATGGCTACACTGAACCCAATAAGAGGAAATGCTGTCAATCATAA